A segment of the Candidatus Pelagisphaera phototrophica genome:
GTGCAGCGTCGAAAAAATAGGGCAAGAATGCCAGTTCGGAACGTTAATGAACTCAATCTTTCCCAAGCGAGTTGTCCCCGCCGCTAGTATAGTGTGATTGCGATCGGTCTCAATCAAAGTCTTGAATCGGGATATGAGAGCTTCCGTTAGTAAGTTCATTTCCAGATCTGGCTTCTTAGACATGGAATACGTTCTTGCCTCAGATGAATGGAAGAGGCAAAACTTTTTTCGATCTCGCAATTTGATTTCTATCCAATTGCAACTGCTTTAGCTGACTAGGACGAGATAGGCATGCAGCCTGTGAAAACCTAGTATAACCCCCATGCGTTAGACGTCGATGACTCTCCTCCGTTTGAGCAAATGAGCTTATCTTATCCTAGGGGCTAACATGTGATCTGCTATCCTCTTCCACCTTATGCTTGGATTTGTTTCTTCTCTATGTCATTGAAAATAGGGGTTTTACTGAAACTGAAGTCAGAAATGAAATACAGGCTTTGCCCTTGACCTAAGGGAAGAATCGGTCACTTTTTACATTTCGATTTGCAGCTACAAGTACAATGCAGTCCCACTTGATCGCTCTTTTTCTAGTTCCGTTCCTTTTTGGATCGATTCCAATCTATGGGCAGAATGATTCGAAAGAGCTTAGCATTGCGGTCGTTCCAAAGGGGACCGACAAGGAGCGATGGAAGGCGATTCACGCAGGGGCGCTGAAAGCAAGCGAGGAACTGTCTGCCGAGGGTGTGAGCGTCAGGATTCTCTGGAAAGGAGACAACGCGGCAGCACGTGACAAGCAAATCCAAGTAGTGGATACGTTTACGGGTCAGCGATTGAGTGGCATTCTGGTTGCATCTCTGGATGAGAGTCAGTTTGCAGGTAATATCCGGTTTGATAGGGAATCGGATTTGCCGATGGTTTACATCGAGTCTGGATTGGATGCGGATCGACCTATAAGCTACGTAGCCACAGATAATTTTCAAGGTGGCAGTATAGGCGCCGAACGGATCGGTCAGCTTACGGAAGGCGTGGGCAATGTGATTTTGCTAAGGCATCGTCAAGGCGACTCCAACGCTGAGGCTCGAGAAGCAGGGTTCATCGAGAAAATCAAGACGAGCTATCCCTCGATTCGACTGATCTCGATTGATCAGTATTCTGGGGACTCGATGAGCCAGGCGGATGAAGCTTCTGAGTATTTGCTAAACCGCTACGGTAGAAGGGTGAACGCCGTTTTTGCGTCGAGTGTCACAGGCACGAACTCTATGTTGAATGCGCTGCGAAACTTCAATTTGGCAGGACAGGTATTTCTTGTGGGGTACGATGCTTCCAATGCTTCCCTTGACGCTATCAAGACTGGGGAGATTCAGGGACTG
Coding sequences within it:
- a CDS encoding substrate-binding domain-containing protein: MQSHLIALFLVPFLFGSIPIYGQNDSKELSIAVVPKGTDKERWKAIHAGALKASEELSAEGVSVRILWKGDNAAARDKQIQVVDTFTGQRLSGILVASLDESQFAGNIRFDRESDLPMVYIESGLDADRPISYVATDNFQGGSIGAERIGQLTEGVGNVILLRHRQGDSNAEAREAGFIEKIKTSYPSIRLISIDQYSGDSMSQADEASEYLLNRYGRRVNAVFASSVTGTNSMLNALRNFNLAGQVFLVGYDASNASLDAIKTGEIQGLVITNPFRMGYLGVSTLVDYIQGGNMPTMVDAGVTLVTMANIESTEVQEVLGLNKTEAVR